One Williamsia phyllosphaerae DNA segment encodes these proteins:
- a CDS encoding inorganic diphosphatase translates to MEFDVTIEIPKGQRNKYEVDHETGKVYLDRYLYTAFGYPADYGFIDNTLGEDGDPLDAMVLLPESVFPGVIVRGRIVGMFRMTDEAGGDDKLLCVPAKDVRWDHIQDIGDVSKFELDAIAHFFEHYKDLEPGKDVTAGGWTGKAEAEKVAEEAIERLKEHPDEVAEPSRG, encoded by the coding sequence GTGGAGTTCGACGTCACCATCGAGATCCCCAAGGGCCAGCGCAACAAGTACGAGGTCGATCACGAGACCGGCAAGGTCTACCTGGACCGCTACCTCTACACGGCGTTCGGCTACCCGGCCGATTACGGCTTCATCGACAACACGCTCGGTGAGGACGGCGACCCGCTGGACGCGATGGTGCTGCTGCCCGAGTCCGTGTTCCCCGGCGTCATCGTGCGTGGCCGCATCGTCGGCATGTTCCGGATGACCGACGAGGCCGGTGGCGACGACAAGCTGCTCTGCGTGCCCGCGAAGGACGTCCGCTGGGACCACATCCAGGACATCGGCGACGTCTCGAAGTTCGAGCTCGACGCGATCGCCCACTTCTTCGAGCACTACAAGGACCTCGAGCCGGGCAAGGACGTCACCGCCGGTGGCTGGACCGGCAAGGCCGAGGCCGAGAAGGTCGCCGAGGAGGCCATCGAGCGCCTCAAGGAGCACCCCGACGAGGTCGCCGAGCCCTCACGCGGCTGA
- the dacB gene encoding D-alanyl-D-alanine carboxypeptidase/D-alanyl-D-alanine endopeptidase — MWWTVVPVLAIVVVAAVLVVVALAVDTGGSSTASNAPVRPPLVSADPAVRAVAADAPEPTAAGISAQIAAAVRNPALGELTGEISDAITGQTLWSRSPDRAMVPASTTKVLTGAAALLTLPLDKRITTTVVAGQSGQVVLVGAGDPTLSSQPSGTDTFFTDAARISDLAEQIKRTGTAVTSVAVDTSLYTGPSLAPSWEVADIAGGSIAPIQSVMTDSGRINPSELYSPRTPTPAMAAATALAVDLGVPADTVTTATATPNARVLASVRSAPLETRLRDMLGDSDDVLAETMAIEVAQATGGQSSLDGGVAAVTSVLASAGASMNGVALKDTNGLSVDDRIPASTLDGVLRAAAGAGDAKLRPLLEMLPISGATGTLADRFATAGSGGVSGAGWIRAKTGTLTGVNTLAGIVQTKENRVLTFAMMSNGTDPNAARPALDALVTALRGCGCR, encoded by the coding sequence GTGTGGTGGACCGTTGTCCCCGTGCTGGCGATCGTGGTGGTCGCCGCCGTCCTCGTCGTCGTGGCCCTGGCCGTCGACACCGGCGGTTCCTCGACCGCGTCGAACGCCCCGGTCCGGCCCCCGCTGGTCTCGGCCGATCCGGCGGTTCGAGCGGTCGCCGCGGACGCCCCCGAGCCCACGGCGGCCGGGATCAGCGCGCAGATCGCCGCCGCGGTGCGCAACCCGGCGCTCGGTGAGCTGACCGGCGAGATCTCCGACGCGATCACCGGGCAGACCCTCTGGTCGCGATCACCCGATCGCGCGATGGTCCCGGCCTCGACCACCAAGGTCCTCACCGGCGCCGCCGCCCTGCTCACGCTGCCGCTGGACAAGCGGATCACGACCACCGTCGTCGCAGGACAGAGTGGTCAGGTCGTACTCGTCGGCGCGGGCGACCCGACCCTCTCGTCGCAACCGTCGGGCACCGACACCTTCTTCACCGACGCCGCGCGCATCTCCGACCTCGCCGAGCAGATCAAACGCACCGGCACCGCCGTCACGTCGGTGGCCGTGGACACGTCGCTCTACACCGGACCGTCGCTCGCGCCGAGCTGGGAGGTGGCCGACATCGCCGGCGGCAGCATCGCCCCCATCCAGTCGGTGATGACCGACTCGGGTCGCATCAACCCCTCCGAGCTGTACTCGCCGCGCACCCCGACCCCGGCGATGGCCGCGGCGACCGCACTCGCCGTCGATCTCGGGGTGCCCGCCGACACGGTCACCACCGCCACGGCCACCCCCAACGCCCGCGTGCTCGCCTCCGTCCGGTCGGCGCCGTTGGAGACGCGCCTGCGCGACATGCTCGGCGACAGCGACGACGTCCTGGCCGAGACGATGGCCATCGAGGTCGCGCAGGCGACCGGTGGACAGTCCAGCCTCGACGGTGGCGTCGCCGCGGTCACCTCGGTGCTGGCGTCGGCCGGCGCGAGTATGAACGGCGTCGCGCTCAAGGACACCAACGGACTCTCGGTCGACGACCGCATCCCGGCGTCGACCCTCGACGGCGTCCTGCGCGCCGCGGCGGGCGCGGGTGACGCCAAGCTGCGACCGCTGCTGGAGATGCTGCCCATCTCCGGGGCGACGGGCACCCTGGCCGACCGGTTCGCCACCGCGGGTTCGGGCGGGGTGTCGGGCGCCGGATGGATCCGCGCCAAGACCGGAACCCTCACCGGCGTCAACACTCTCGCCGGGATCGTGCAGACGAAGGAGAACCGTGTGCTCACGTTCGCGATGATGTCGAACGGCACCGACCCGAACGCCGCCCGCCCCGCGCTCGACGCGCTGGTGACGGCGTTGCGCGGCTGCGGGTGCCGATGA
- a CDS encoding MDR family MFS transporter — protein MSSDAAVSGKTAAAVASDTDPGGLSHRQILTIMGGLMIGMFLAALDQTIVSTAIRTIADDLQGYSLQAWVTTAYLITSTIVTPLYGKLSDMYGRKPFFMTAITLFIVGSLLCSTATSMYELAGYRALQGLGAGGLFSLALTIIGDIVPPRERAKYQGYFLAVFGTSSVLGPVLGGLFAGQPSILWITGWRWVFLVNVPIGLIALVVVYKVLDYNQVKGVKRRIDWLGAGALAVGVVPLLIAAEQGREWGWGDVKTIICYVVGVAGVAAFVYIEHMMGEAAIIPLRIFRNRVFSQGIVISVVIGAVMFGAISILPQYFQVIRGSSPTVAGLQLLPMVVGLMSASILSGQMISRTGRYKIFPMIGVVLITVVTFLMHYVSVDTPLYLVMVMAFFLGFGLGNLMQPLTLAMQNVLPAKDMGISTSSATFFRQIGGTLGVAVFFSVLFSAMGPNIADQIEKAAPTGQFQQGVREAAASSDPTVAAFGQGLASGNPGASSSVLNDTSFIPKLPSAVAEPLKVGFADSMDLVFLSVSIMSIIALIAVFTWKEVPLRGSSGSQAAAQDLADEKALNDANAGSVPVGNVSVAESVADAAPAPDHGRHEVVDSGGGPGRHEVGRAPGAENVPPLGGSEEHPGRHEA, from the coding sequence ATGAGCAGCGACGCAGCAGTGTCGGGAAAGACCGCGGCCGCGGTCGCGTCGGACACAGATCCGGGCGGTCTGAGCCACCGTCAGATCCTGACCATCATGGGCGGGTTGATGATCGGCATGTTCCTGGCCGCTCTCGACCAGACGATCGTCTCCACCGCGATCCGCACGATCGCCGATGACCTGCAGGGGTATTCGCTGCAGGCGTGGGTCACGACCGCTTACCTCATCACCTCCACGATCGTCACCCCGCTCTACGGCAAGCTCTCCGACATGTACGGCCGCAAGCCGTTCTTCATGACTGCGATCACGCTGTTCATCGTCGGCTCGCTGCTGTGTTCCACGGCGACCTCGATGTACGAGTTGGCCGGTTACCGCGCTCTGCAGGGGCTCGGTGCCGGTGGCCTGTTCTCGTTGGCGCTCACCATCATCGGCGACATCGTGCCGCCGCGGGAGCGCGCGAAGTATCAGGGTTACTTCCTCGCGGTGTTCGGGACTTCGAGCGTGCTCGGCCCGGTGCTCGGTGGTCTGTTCGCCGGTCAGCCGTCGATCCTGTGGATCACCGGCTGGCGCTGGGTGTTCCTGGTCAACGTGCCGATCGGCCTGATCGCGCTCGTCGTCGTCTACAAGGTCCTCGACTACAACCAGGTCAAGGGCGTCAAGCGCCGCATCGACTGGCTCGGAGCCGGTGCACTCGCAGTCGGTGTGGTCCCGTTGCTGATCGCCGCCGAGCAGGGGCGCGAATGGGGCTGGGGCGACGTCAAGACCATCATCTGTTACGTCGTCGGCGTCGCGGGTGTGGCGGCGTTCGTCTACATCGAGCACATGATGGGCGAGGCGGCCATCATCCCACTCCGCATCTTCCGCAACCGGGTGTTCTCGCAGGGCATCGTGATCTCGGTGGTCATCGGCGCGGTCATGTTCGGCGCGATCTCGATTCTGCCGCAGTACTTCCAGGTGATCCGCGGATCGAGCCCCACCGTCGCCGGACTGCAGCTGCTGCCGATGGTGGTCGGACTGATGAGCGCATCGATTCTGTCGGGTCAGATGATCTCGCGGACCGGGCGCTACAAGATCTTCCCGATGATCGGCGTCGTCCTGATCACGGTGGTGACGTTCCTGATGCACTACGTCAGCGTCGACACCCCGCTCTACCTCGTGATGGTGATGGCGTTCTTCCTCGGCTTCGGTCTGGGCAATCTCATGCAGCCGTTGACGTTGGCCATGCAGAACGTGTTGCCCGCCAAGGACATGGGCATCTCGACCTCGTCGGCGACCTTCTTCCGGCAGATCGGTGGCACGTTGGGTGTGGCCGTGTTCTTCTCGGTCCTGTTCTCGGCCATGGGCCCGAACATCGCCGATCAGATCGAGAAGGCTGCTCCCACGGGGCAATTCCAACAGGGTGTGCGGGAGGCGGCCGCGAGTAGCGACCCCACCGTCGCCGCGTTCGGCCAGGGACTCGCGTCCGGCAACCCCGGGGCGTCGAGCTCGGTGCTCAACGACACCTCCTTCATCCCCAAGTTGCCGTCCGCGGTGGCCGAGCCCCTGAAGGTCGGGTTCGCCGACTCGATGGACCTGGTGTTCCTGTCGGTCTCGATCATGTCGATCATCGCGCTGATCGCGGTGTTCACCTGGAAAGAGGTGCCGTTGCGCGGCAGCTCGGGTTCGCAGGCCGCGGCACAGGACCTGGCCGACGAGAAGGCGTTGAACGACGCGAATGCCGGCAGCGTGCCGGTGGGGAACGTGTCCGTCGCCGAGTCGGTCGCCGACGCCGCTCCGGCTCCCGATCACGGCCGACACGAGGTGGTGGACAGCGGCGGAGGGCCCGGCCGTCACGAGGTGGGTCGTGCGCCCGGCGCCGAGAACGTGCCGCCACTGGGTGGCTCCGAGGAGCACCCGGGCCGACACGAGGCCTGA
- a CDS encoding zinc-dependent metalloprotease has translation MSADDPTPPGARIDWSLAASVGRRVARPGPLTTTYTLDAARAELAASAAAAEAPVRAVTGLADGLPVPAAKVLERGEWIGAAAQSMSAMLGGGDPTVKPGIAGRISGVQAGGLLAFMSGAILGQYDPFTTDPDTGSDGVLMLVTPNIIAVERSLKVVPSDFRLWVCLHEVTHRVQFSANPWLRGYMLDNIAQLSEDTGESSAELVNRISSALRSGKPREKGVMGAMQLLQTPEQYDAFSRLMMLGTLLEGHADHVMDAVGPEQVPTVQTIRAAFDARRTRPQNPVQRIIRSLIGMDAKLAQYIRGKAFTDEVVATVGMTRFNAIWSGPDTMPRPEEIDEPRRWIDRVL, from the coding sequence ATGAGCGCCGACGATCCGACACCTCCGGGCGCCCGCATCGACTGGTCGCTCGCGGCCTCGGTGGGCCGACGGGTCGCCCGACCGGGCCCGCTCACCACGACCTACACCCTCGACGCCGCGCGGGCCGAGCTCGCGGCCTCGGCCGCGGCGGCCGAGGCCCCCGTCCGCGCCGTCACCGGTCTCGCCGACGGGCTGCCCGTCCCCGCGGCCAAAGTCCTCGAGCGCGGCGAGTGGATCGGCGCTGCGGCGCAGTCGATGTCGGCCATGCTCGGCGGCGGTGACCCCACAGTCAAGCCCGGGATCGCCGGCCGGATCAGCGGGGTACAGGCCGGCGGGCTGCTCGCGTTCATGTCCGGCGCGATCCTCGGTCAGTACGACCCGTTCACCACCGATCCGGACACCGGCTCCGACGGGGTGCTGATGTTGGTGACGCCCAACATCATCGCGGTCGAGCGGTCGCTGAAGGTGGTGCCGTCGGATTTCCGGCTCTGGGTCTGCCTGCACGAGGTCACCCACCGCGTCCAGTTCTCCGCCAACCCGTGGCTGCGTGGCTACATGCTCGACAACATCGCGCAGCTCAGCGAGGACACCGGGGAGTCGAGTGCAGAACTGGTCAACCGCATCTCGTCGGCGCTGCGATCGGGAAAGCCCCGCGAGAAGGGCGTGATGGGTGCGATGCAACTGCTGCAGACGCCCGAGCAGTACGACGCGTTCTCGCGCCTGATGATGCTGGGCACCCTGCTCGAGGGCCACGCCGACCACGTGATGGACGCGGTCGGGCCCGAGCAGGTCCCGACCGTCCAGACCATCCGGGCCGCCTTCGACGCCCGCCGCACCCGCCCACAGAACCCGGTTCAGCGCATCATCCGGTCGCTGATCGGGATGGATGCCAAACTCGCCCAGTACATCCGGGGCAAGGCGTTCACCGACGAGGTCGTCGCCACCGTGGGCATGACGCGTTTCAACGCGATCTGGTCCGGGCCCGACACGATGCCGCGGCCCGAGGAGATCGACGAGCCGCGTCGATGGATCGACCGCGTCCTGTAG
- the tilS gene encoding tRNA lysidine(34) synthetase TilS: MADPGRAGDRTAEIARAVGTFADLHLDGPEVCVGLSGGADSLALTAGAVHAGLSVTAIVVDHGLQHGSDEVARIAAAHAIAVGASAAVVRVDVGAGGGPEGAARRARYDALDSARRGRPVLLAHTLDDQAETVLLGLARGSGPRSIAGMVAWAEPWGRPLLDLRRSTTVAACAELGVSPYVDPHNSDPRFTRSRLRTEVLPLLEDILQGGVAAALARTATQLRADSDALDGLADQACAAAGRGAGLSVGALADTPPAIRRRVLRQWVIKNGATEPTEPLIRALDALAVTPGSRARVAIGGDDGHRSVVVRDGGHLAVVSDPRG; the protein is encoded by the coding sequence ATGGCCGACCCGGGACGCGCCGGCGACCGAACCGCCGAGATCGCCCGCGCCGTGGGCACATTCGCCGATCTCCATCTCGACGGCCCGGAGGTCTGTGTCGGTCTGTCCGGCGGCGCCGACTCACTCGCCCTCACCGCGGGTGCGGTCCACGCCGGGTTGTCGGTGACCGCGATCGTCGTCGATCACGGGCTGCAGCACGGTTCCGATGAGGTGGCCCGGATTGCGGCGGCCCACGCCATCGCGGTCGGCGCGTCCGCGGCGGTGGTGCGCGTCGACGTCGGCGCCGGTGGCGGACCCGAGGGAGCCGCGCGGCGGGCGCGCTACGACGCCCTGGACTCCGCACGCCGCGGCCGACCGGTTCTGCTCGCCCACACCCTCGACGACCAGGCCGAGACCGTGTTGCTCGGCCTGGCCCGCGGCTCGGGCCCGCGCTCGATCGCCGGCATGGTCGCGTGGGCGGAGCCCTGGGGACGACCGCTGCTCGACCTGCGGCGGTCGACGACGGTCGCCGCCTGTGCCGAACTCGGTGTATCGCCCTACGTCGACCCGCACAACAGCGACCCTCGGTTCACCCGCTCCCGGTTGCGCACGGAGGTGCTGCCGCTGCTCGAGGACATCCTGCAGGGCGGGGTCGCGGCGGCCCTGGCGCGCACCGCGACGCAGCTGCGCGCGGACTCCGATGCCCTGGACGGTCTCGCGGACCAGGCCTGCGCCGCGGCAGGCCGTGGCGCAGGGCTGTCGGTGGGCGCGCTCGCCGACACCCCGCCGGCGATCCGACGGCGAGTGCTGCGGCAGTGGGTGATCAAGAACGGGGCCACCGAGCCGACCGAACCCCTGATCCGCGCCCTCGACGCGCTGGCGGTCACGCCGGGCTCGCGCGCCCGCGTCGCGATCGGGGGTGATGATGGCCATCGATCGGTCGTGGTTCGTGACGGCGGCCACCTCGCAGTGGTGTCCGACCCGCGCGGTTGA